The following proteins are co-located in the Candidatus Poribacteria bacterium genome:
- a CDS encoding transposase — protein MRKSYKFKLQHQSNTLKLGNMLDDMWQIHVHIMLLARRYYRMFGKNLSASRINKHITKLKKRTKPHWADLPSQVVQDIVLRYGKAQDAFFDNIKDRKAGKTTRKVGRPKIKPRHKYNSMTFTQAGYTFEENRIKINCIGTWFSFHKHREIKGLIKAITLKRDNCGDYWICFSCENVDDAEPKPKTGKSAGFDYGNKTFLTNSESKKIASPQFFKQSLQTLKSLSKALSRKVKGSNNWYRACRALARQHRKVARQREDWQWKLATELCTAFDTLCFETLNLDGMKRLWGRKVSDHAFGQFLQIFEQKCAKHGKTFVKISQWTATTKPCSDCGFHNKELSLSDRQWTCPECGSHHDRDVNAAINIKRAGLAA, from the coding sequence ATGAGAAAATCTTACAAATTCAAACTTCAGCACCAATCGAACACACTCAAACTTGGCAATATGCTTGACGATATGTGGCAAATACACGTTCATATCATGCTCTTGGCACGTCGGTATTATCGCATGTTCGGTAAGAACCTTTCAGCCAGTCGTATCAATAAGCATATCACGAAACTCAAAAAGCGAACCAAACCGCATTGGGCAGACCTACCGAGTCAAGTTGTTCAAGACATTGTGCTGCGTTATGGTAAAGCACAAGACGCTTTCTTTGACAATATCAAAGACCGAAAAGCAGGTAAAACGACACGCAAAGTGGGGAGACCGAAAATCAAACCCCGTCATAAATACAACTCCATGACGTTCACACAAGCTGGATACACATTTGAAGAAAATCGTATCAAAATCAATTGCATAGGCACGTGGTTTTCCTTCCACAAACACCGTGAAATCAAAGGTCTCATCAAGGCAATCACACTCAAACGTGATAACTGCGGTGACTATTGGATATGCTTTTCGTGCGAGAATGTTGACGATGCCGAACCGAAACCCAAGACGGGTAAGAGCGCAGGGTTTGATTATGGAAACAAAACATTCCTCACAAATAGCGAAAGCAAGAAGATAGCATCTCCGCAGTTTTTCAAACAATCCCTACAAACGTTGAAGTCTCTAAGTAAAGCACTGAGTCGTAAAGTCAAAGGTTCTAACAATTGGTATCGTGCGTGTCGTGCTTTGGCAAGGCAGCACAGAAAAGTTGCCCGACAAAGAGAAGATTGGCAGTGGAAACTTGCTACCGAACTTTGCACAGCGTTTGATACCCTCTGTTTTGAAACGCTGAACCTTGACGGCATGAAACGTCTTTGGGGACGCAAAGTCTCTGACCATGCCTTCGGGCAGTTTCTACAGATATTCGAACAAAAGTGTGCTAAACACGGTAAAACCTTTGTCAAAATCAGTCAATGGACAGCAACAACAAAACCTTGTAGTGATTGTGGTTTTCATAACAAAGAACTCTCTCTTTCAGATAGACAGTGGACATGTCCCGAATGTGGTTCACACCACGACAGAGACGTAAACGCTGCTATCAATATCAAACGGGCAGGCTTGGCTGCCTAA
- a CDS encoding DUF1992 domain-containing protein, translating to MPINVNKQIEEAMERGEFANLPGEGKPIKLDTNPFLTPQARMANRLLKENGFAPRWVELEKEIKREEVQLERILINLKGRRERLAAIVEQYPQQERARVIAQYSEKLENLNQKIQRVNLLMPTRNRQYALINRAEALDHFQKACPSL from the coding sequence ATGCCGATCAATGTCAACAAACAGATTGAAGAGGCAATGGAACGTGGCGAATTCGCAAATTTGCCCGGCGAAGGTAAACCGATCAAGTTGGACACGAATCCCTTCCTCACACCACAGGCACGGATGGCAAACCGACTTCTGAAAGAGAACGGGTTTGCGCCTCGGTGGGTTGAGTTAGAGAAAGAAATCAAGCGGGAAGAAGTGCAACTTGAAAGAATCCTCATAAACTTAAAAGGTCGTCGGGAGCGGTTAGCGGCTATCGTCGAGCAGTATCCGCAACAGGAACGTGCTCGCGTTATTGCGCAATATAGTGAAAAACTCGAAAACCTGAATCAGAAAATTCAACGCGTGAATCTTCTCATGCCAACTCGAAATCGGCAATACGCGTTAATCAATCGGGCAGAAGCACTTGACCACTTCCAAAAGGCATGTCCGAGTCTCTGA
- the atpG gene encoding ATP synthase F1 subunit gamma — MATLREIRRRIASIQNIEQVTDAMRVVAAARLRRAQENINATRPYADKLNTILGHLISQMDTENQAITHPLLEQRETKHVCIVSVSADRGLCGSFNSNVIRTTTQRIEHYQESGADVTLICIGRRSQEHFARRDYDITDAYINIFRQLEFQTAVDVVHEFEHLYTDKKIDKVEVIYNNFKSAILQTVLIEQLLPLEPEIPEGDELFLDYVYEPGQVELFEMLLGKHLNMQMWKVLLDSNAAEQAARMAAMENATQKAKELIDELILQRNRARQTQITTEISEIVSGAAALEG; from the coding sequence ATGGCAACCTTACGAGAAATTCGACGGCGTATCGCCAGCATTCAAAATATTGAGCAGGTCACCGATGCAATGCGCGTCGTAGCTGCTGCGCGGCTCCGCCGTGCCCAAGAAAATATTAATGCGACGCGTCCTTACGCCGATAAACTCAACACGATCTTAGGGCACCTCATCTCGCAGATGGATACTGAAAATCAGGCAATAACGCATCCGCTACTTGAACAACGCGAGACAAAGCATGTCTGCATCGTTTCTGTCTCCGCCGACCGTGGGTTGTGTGGTAGTTTCAACAGTAACGTTATTCGGACAACGACACAACGCATAGAACATTATCAAGAGAGTGGTGCCGATGTGACGCTCATCTGTATCGGCAGACGATCGCAAGAGCATTTCGCTCGGCGCGATTACGACATCACCGATGCCTACATCAATATTTTCCGTCAGCTTGAGTTCCAAACGGCTGTTGATGTTGTTCACGAATTTGAACATCTTTATACAGATAAGAAAATCGATAAAGTCGAGGTTATCTATAACAACTTCAAGTCTGCTATTCTTCAGACGGTGCTTATTGAGCAGCTGCTCCCCTTAGAACCTGAAATACCAGAGGGGGATGAACTTTTTCTTGATTATGTTTATGAACCGGGACAAGTGGAACTCTTTGAAATGCTACTCGGTAAACATCTGAACATGCAAATGTGGAAAGTCCTTCTGGATTCCAACGCCGCGGAGCAAGCAGCCCGAATGGCAGCGATGGAAAATGCTACGCAGAAGGCAAAAGAACTTATTGATGAACTGATTCTCCAACGCAACCGGGCACGTCAAACGCAGATCACAACAGAAATTTCCGAGATTGTAAGCGGCGCAGCCGCGCTCGAAGGTTAA
- a CDS encoding F0F1 ATP synthase subunit alpha (produces ATP from ADP in the presence of a proton gradient across the membrane; the alpha chain is a catalytic subunit): DLASFREVAAFAQFGSDLDATTQSLLLRGTRLVELLKQPQYQPMPVEREVSSIFCGTNGYLDDVEESEVARFESEFLQYLDRNHAELLTEVAETGLLGDELLETLHTAVKAFKENF, from the coding sequence GATCTCGCGAGTTTCCGAGAAGTTGCTGCCTTTGCGCAATTTGGTTCGGATTTGGACGCGACAACGCAATCCTTGCTGCTACGCGGCACACGGCTCGTTGAATTGCTGAAACAACCGCAATATCAACCGATGCCTGTCGAACGCGAAGTCTCCTCTATCTTTTGTGGCACTAACGGTTACTTGGATGATGTTGAGGAGTCAGAAGTGGCACGGTTTGAATCCGAATTTTTGCAATACCTTGACCGGAATCACGCCGAACTTCTCACAGAAGTTGCAGAAACCGGGCTGTTAGGCGATGAACTCCTTGAGACCTTACACACTGCAGTAAAAGCGTTCAAAGAAAACTTTTAA
- the atpA gene encoding F0F1 ATP synthase subunit alpha, with protein sequence MAREVRPDEISNILKQQLQQFEQDVDVYDSGTVLEVGDGIARVHGLANAMASEMIEFPNGVYGIAFNLEEDNVGCVLFGEDQLIHEGDTAKRTGRLPEVPVGEALLGRIVDALGQPIDGLGDIETEHRLPVEQKGLGIVQRQPVSEPLYTGLKAIDSLTPIGRGQRELIIGDRRTGKTAIAIDTILNQKDTDVYCIYVAIGQKGSTLAQVAATLREHNAMEYTTIVSAPASAPSPLQYLAPYSGTAMGEYFRDNGKHALIIYDDLTKHAWAYRQMSLLSRRPPGREAYPGDVFYLHSRLLERAAKLSDELGGGSLTALPIIEIFEGDLTTYIPTNVISIT encoded by the coding sequence ATGGCAAGAGAAGTCCGACCGGACGAAATATCAAATATCCTTAAACAGCAACTGCAACAGTTTGAACAGGACGTGGATGTCTATGACTCCGGCACTGTGCTGGAGGTCGGCGATGGCATCGCGCGAGTGCATGGACTTGCCAACGCTATGGCAAGTGAAATGATCGAGTTTCCTAACGGCGTCTACGGTATCGCTTTCAACCTCGAAGAAGACAATGTGGGTTGCGTTCTGTTTGGAGAAGACCAACTCATACACGAAGGGGATACTGCCAAACGCACAGGACGACTTCCCGAAGTCCCCGTAGGCGAGGCACTCCTCGGACGAATTGTTGACGCACTCGGTCAACCTATTGATGGTTTGGGTGACATTGAAACAGAACATCGACTCCCGGTCGAACAGAAAGGGCTTGGTATTGTTCAACGTCAACCGGTGAGCGAACCTCTTTACACAGGCTTAAAGGCTATTGACAGTTTGACCCCGATCGGGAGAGGTCAACGTGAACTGATTATTGGTGACCGTCGAACCGGCAAAACCGCTATTGCAATCGACACGATTCTGAATCAAAAGGATACAGATGTCTACTGTATCTATGTTGCTATTGGTCAAAAAGGTTCCACGTTGGCGCAAGTTGCAGCGACACTTCGTGAACATAACGCCATGGAGTATACAACGATCGTCTCCGCACCTGCGAGTGCACCGTCCCCGCTTCAGTACCTCGCACCCTATTCTGGTACTGCAATGGGTGAATACTTCAGGGACAATGGCAAACACGCTCTCATTATTTACGATGACCTGACAAAACACGCCTGGGCATACCGGCAGATGTCCCTGCTCTCACGGAGACCACCGGGCAGAGAAGCCTATCCGGGTGATGTCTTTTACTTACACTCACGTCTCTTAGAACGCGCCGCAAAGTTGAGCGATGAATTGGGTGGCGGTTCCCTCACTGCTCTACCGATTATTGAGATCTTTGAAGGCGATTTGACGACCTATATCCCGACAAACGTTATTTCCATCAC
- the atpH gene encoding ATP synthase F1 subunit delta, which yields MRDIRVAKPYARALYEAAVEQNALAPVIADIDGLRELVEQSEEFTQFIHSPILSPQFKSETFQQLFTDMMQPLTVNFFKLLALKQRERYLIAIMDVFSAIVDEAAGRLVAKVTTAVPITTEQEERLAQHLSTYSGKQVRLETITDPQIQGGFIVQLDDTVFDASVTTQLQRLKQQLEKGS from the coding sequence ATGAGAGACATTCGGGTCGCAAAACCTTATGCACGTGCCCTATACGAGGCTGCCGTGGAACAGAACGCCTTGGCACCTGTTATCGCAGATATAGATGGACTGCGGGAGTTGGTTGAACAGTCTGAGGAATTTACGCAGTTCATCCACAGCCCTATTCTGTCTCCGCAATTTAAAAGCGAGACCTTTCAGCAGCTTTTTACTGATATGATGCAGCCGCTGACTGTTAATTTTTTTAAACTGCTCGCTTTGAAGCAGCGTGAACGCTATCTCATCGCGATAATGGATGTCTTTTCGGCAATCGTTGACGAAGCTGCAGGTAGGCTCGTCGCAAAAGTGACGACAGCTGTACCCATAACAACAGAGCAAGAAGAACGGCTCGCACAGCATTTAAGCACGTATTCAGGAAAACAGGTGCGATTGGAAACCATAACTGACCCACAAATTCAGGGTGGATTCATTGTGCAGTTAGACGACACCGTTTTTGATGCAAGCGTTACAACACAACTCCAACGCCTGAAACAACAACTTGAAAAAGGATCTTAA
- the atpF gene encoding F0F1 ATP synthase subunit B — MRNIKHTLSLRKERSQRGHYRSLYGCCVILMSMCLSNAFAAEVPSGEGGLLALLGIDPQTIIIQVIGFLIVLAVLWKFVFGKVGGLLEERRTEITTQSEQLRTDREELDRLTAETRQRLADIETEAQAKIQAAIEQGNAERQQILAQARQEADDEVTRARAEIQREKDEAISELRGVVAELAIDAASKIISEELNAERHQHIIDASISRLPTE; from the coding sequence ATGCGAAACATCAAACATACGCTTTCGCTTCGTAAGGAACGCTCGCAAAGGGGGCACTACAGGAGCCTATATGGATGCTGCGTCATTTTGATGAGTATGTGTCTCAGTAACGCTTTCGCCGCCGAAGTTCCCTCCGGCGAAGGGGGTCTTTTGGCACTGCTCGGTATTGATCCGCAGACGATTATCATCCAAGTTATCGGTTTCCTTATTGTGCTCGCGGTCCTTTGGAAATTCGTTTTCGGTAAGGTGGGTGGACTCTTAGAGGAACGCCGCACTGAAATCACCACGCAGTCGGAGCAATTGAGAACTGATCGCGAGGAATTGGACCGGCTCACTGCAGAGACGCGCCAACGTTTAGCCGATATTGAGACCGAAGCACAAGCCAAAATTCAAGCGGCGATTGAACAGGGAAATGCTGAACGTCAGCAAATTCTCGCACAAGCACGGCAAGAGGCAGACGATGAAGTCACAAGAGCCAGAGCGGAGATTCAGCGTGAGAAAGATGAAGCAATCTCTGAGCTGCGAGGCGTTGTCGCTGAACTCGCAATTGATGCCGCCAGCAAAATCATAAGCGAAGAGCTCAACGCAGAGAGACATCAGCATATCATTGATGCCTCTATTAGTAGGTTGCCAACTGAGTAA
- the atpE gene encoding ATP synthase F0 subunit C produces MIYLAVLAFGVTLGLPIAVIFASRAQGSATSTALEGIARQPDAAPRIQTAMIIGLALIESLVIYALLMFFILQAKLPEGEMLREMIDADAQRVATDVGDGN; encoded by the coding sequence ATGATTTATTTAGCAGTGTTGGCGTTCGGTGTAACTTTAGGATTGCCGATCGCTGTCATTTTTGCCTCAAGAGCACAAGGAAGTGCTACAAGTACCGCTCTTGAAGGTATCGCACGTCAACCGGATGCCGCACCGCGTATCCAAACGGCAATGATTATCGGTTTGGCACTCATCGAGTCGCTCGTTATCTATGCGCTCTTAATGTTCTTTATCTTGCAAGCAAAACTTCCTGAAGGCGAGATGCTGAGAGAGATGATTGATGCAGATGCGCAACGGGTTGCGACAGATGTCGGAGACGGAAATTAA